In Kryptolebias marmoratus isolate JLee-2015 linkage group LG4, ASM164957v2, whole genome shotgun sequence, the following proteins share a genomic window:
- the srgap2 gene encoding SLIT-ROBO Rho GTPase-activating protein 2 isoform X1, with product MTSPAKFRKDKEIVAEYESQVKEIRAQLVEQLKCLDQQCELRVQLLQDLQDFFRKKAEIEMDYSRNLEKLAERFLTKTRSTKDHLLKKEQTILSPVNCWNLLLLQVKRESRDHATLSDLYLNNIIPRFAQISEDSGRLFKKSKEVGVQLQEDLLKVLNELYSVMKTYHMYNTDSINAESKLKEAEKQEEKQMGRSSRQEDRQTPRSPDTLASIKSDEKVVRRSSVKKIEKMKEKRQAKYTENRLKAIKARNEYLLALEATNSCVFKYYIHDLSDIINCCDLGYHASLHRALRTYLSAEQNVETSKHTGLETLEGAAESLEPNGDKQKLMETYNNVFCPPARFDFQSHMGDTMGVVCAQQPLEEELLQRCQQLQSRLSTLKIENEEVKKTMEATLSTIQDMVTVEDYDVSECFHHSNSMESVKSTFSESYLSKPSLAKRRANQQETEQFYFTKLKEFLEGRSLITKLEAKHDLIQKTMGESQKTDCCLASGRRNSTVRKQDSGEAIPLMVESCIRFISHHGLQHEGIFRVSGSQVEVNDIKNAFERGEDPLAGDQNDHDIDSIAGVLKLYFRGLERALFPKEVFHDLISCVSMESLQERAVHIKKVLQGLPSKTLVIMRYLFAFLNHLSQFSEENMMDPYNLAICFGPTLMSVPEGHDQVSCQAHVNELIKTIIIHHDTIFPGPQDLQGPIYTVPGAGDDLCDSPHCEPPHVKEPAPDAVSVSHNSEDGALAVSECEPVEAIARFDYAGRTSRELSFKKGASLLLFQRASDDWWEGRHNGADGLVPHQYIAIQDAPDTERGSPKPDVDNLLEERVSTRGSAASPTAPHVADIYLANVNKMRKRPEPGNVRRPFRSESDSTSPVAGSSGGGGGGGGGVRAGSLPGGVLGKDTGDKRPVSAHNILNSVTRHSSLKTKVESPQLRKTTPAGRSKSFSNHRPLDPEVIAQVELSSQDMQDLALSELNKFERQSSSKHTPDVVLDTLEQLKGISGGGASEPSSPLHSRLLRDSEGVSSHLHPLQRSASSASDVPSSFRPAKSQLRSPLPSATSPSLSSSSLSSSVPSIKDQRPPATRPKPVVFPKSGGGTGSPAMGSPTSNVPPMPPPPLAPHTHSLPHTPPPPPPPQSNDKSCPA from the exons AGATCCGTGCCCAGCTGGTGGAGCAGCTCAAGTGTCTGGACCAGCAGTGCGAGCTGAGGGTGCAGCTGCTTCAAGACCTGCAGGACTTTTTTAGGAAGAAGGCAGAAATCGAGATGGACTACAGCCGTAACCTGGAGAAGCTGGCCGAGAGGTTCCTCACAAAGACACGCAGCACCAAGGACCATCTGCTCAA GAAGGAGCAGACCATTTTATCTCCAGTGAACTGCTggaacctgctgctgcttcaggtgAAGAGGGAGAGCCGCGACCATGCCACCCTGTCCGACCTCTACCTCAACAACATCATCCCCCGATTTGCACAGATCAGCGAGGACTCGGGGCGCCTCTTCAAGAAG AGCAAAGAGGTTGGAGTACAACTGCAAGAGGACCTGCTGAAAGTTCTGAATGAACTTTACTCG GTGATGAAGACGTACCACATGTACAACACTGACAGCATCAATGCCGAGTCCAAGCTGAAGGAGGCggagaagcaggaggagaagcagaTGGGCCGCTCCAGTCGACAGGAAGATCGCCAGACCCCGCGCTCCCCCGACACCCTGGCCAGCATCAAGAGCGACGAGAAGGTCGTCCGGCGCTCCAGCGTGAAGAAAATCGAGAAGATGAAGGAGAAG agacAAGCTAAGTACACCGAGAACAGGCTGAAGGCCATCAAGGCCAGGAACGAGTACCTGCTGGCACTGGAGGCCACCAACAGCTGCGTCTTCAAATATTACATCCACGACCTCTCCGACATCATCAAT tgcTGTGACCTGGGCTACCATGCTAGTCTGCACCGCGCCCTGAGGACGTACTTATCCGCAGAGCAGAATGTAGAGACCTCCAAACACACCGGGCTGGAAACGCTGGAGGGGGCGGCGGAGAGTCTGGAGCCCAACGGGGACAAGCAGAAACTGATGGAGACATACAACAACGTCTTCTGTCCACCGGCTCGCTTTGACTTCCAGTCTCACATGGGAGATACG ATGGGAGTCGTGTGTGCGCAGCAGCCGCtggaagaggagctgctgcagaggtgTCAGCAGCTGCAGTCCCGCCTCTCCACTCTGAAGATCGAGAACGAAGAG GTGAAGAAAACCATGGAGGCCACTCTGTCCAccatccaggacatggtgaCGGTGGAGGACTATGACGTCTCCGAGTGCTTCCACCACAGCAACAGCATGGAGTCCGTGAAATCTACGTTCAGCGAGTCGTATCTGAGCAAACCCAGCCTGGCCAAGCGACGGGCCAATCAGCAGGAGACGGAGCAGTTTTACTTCACA AAGCTGAAGGAGTTCCTGGAAGGAAGGAGCCTGATCACCAAGCTGGAGGCCAAGCACGATTTAATTCAGAAGACCATGGGAGAGA GTCAGAAAACTGACTGTTGCCTTGCCAG TGGAAGGAGAAACTCAACCGTACGGAAACAG GACTCAGGTGAAGCCATTCCGCTGATGGTCGAGAGCTGCATCCGCTTCATCAGTCACCATG gtctGCAGCATGAGGGCATCTTCAGAGTGTCTGGCTCTCAGGTGGAGGTCAATGACATCAAGAACGCCTTTGAGAGAG GCGAGGACCCTCTGGCAGGGGACCAGAACGACCACGACATCGATTCTATAGCCGGTGTGCTGAAGCTCTACTTCAGAGGACTGGAGCGCGCCCTCTTCCCTAAGGAAGTCTTCCATGACCTCATATCCTGTGTCT CGATGGAGAGCCTCCAGGAGCGGGCGGTCCACATCAAGAAGGTTCTCCAAGGCCTGCCGAGTAAAACCCTCGTCATTATGAGATACCTGTTTGCCTTCCTCAACCA cTTGTCTCAGTTCAGCGAGGAGAACATGATGGACCCCTACAACTTGGCCATCTGTTTCGGCCCCACCCTGATGTCCGTCCCCGAGGGCCACGACCAGGTCTCCTGCCAGGCTCACGTCAACGAGCTCATCAAAACCATCATCATCCACCACGACACAATCTTTCCCGGGCCGCAGGACCTGCAGGGCCCCATCTACACCGTCCCCGGAGCCGGAGACGACCTCTG TGACAGTCCACACTGTGAGCCCCCCCACGTGAAAGAGCCGGCTCCTGACGCCGTCTCCGTCAGCCACAACAGTGAAGACG GCGCCTTGGCTGTTTCAGAGTGCGAACCGGTGGAGGCCATCGCTCGCTTCGACTACGCGGGCCGCACCAGCCGGGAGCTGTCGTTCAAGAAGGGCGCCTCCCTGCTCCTGTTCCAGCGGGCCTCCGACGACTGGTGGGAGGGCCGGCACAACGGCGCGGACGGGCTGGTGCCACACCAGTACATTGCTATTCAAGACGC ACCTGACACGGAGCGAGGAAGTCCAAAGCCTGACGTGGACAACCTGCTGGAGGAGAGAGTGTCCACTAGAGGCAGCGCCGCCTCCCCCACAGCTCCCCACGTGGCAGACATCTATCTGGCCAACGTCAACAA GATGAGAAAACGACCTGAACCCGGGAACGTCCGAAGACCGTTCCGCTCAGAGAGCGACAGTACGAGTCCAGTAGCCGGCAGCagtgggggaggaggaggaggaggaggaggtgtgagGGCAGGTTCCCTTCCAGGTGGGGTTCTGGGAAAGGACACGGGAGACAAACGTCCCGTCAGCGCTCACAACATCCTCAACTCAGTCACTCGTCACTCTTCGCTCAAAACAAAG GTGGAGAGTCCGCAGTTAAGGAAGACGACTCCCGCGGGACGCTCCAAGAGCTTCAGCAACCACAGACCACTGGACCCTGAGGTCATAGCCCAGGTGGAGCTCAGCTCACAG GACATGCAGGACTTGGCTCTGAGTGAGCTCAATAAGTTTGAAAGACAAAGCTCCTCCAAACACACCCCTGATGTGGTCCTGGACACACTagagcagctgaaaggcatAAGTGGAGGAGGAGCCTCGGAGCCCTCCAGTCCTCTGCACTCCCGCCTGCTGCGGGACAGCGAGGGGGTGTCCTCGCACCTACACCCGCTTCAGCGCAGCGCCTCGTCGGCCAGCGACGTCCCATCGTCCTTCCGCCCCGCTAAGAGCCAGCTGCGGAGCCCCCTGCCCTCCGCCACGTCCCCCTCCTtatcctcctcttctctctcctcATCCGTACCTTCCATCAAGGACCAGCGCCC
- the srgap2 gene encoding SLIT-ROBO Rho GTPase-activating protein 2 isoform X3 codes for MEAKTLRFLYSLRCKEIRAQLVEQLKCLDQQCELRVQLLQDLQDFFRKKAEIEMDYSRNLEKLAERFLTKTRSTKDHLLKKEQTILSPVNCWNLLLLQVKRESRDHATLSDLYLNNIIPRFAQISEDSGRLFKKSKEVGVQLQEDLLKVLNELYSVMKTYHMYNTDSINAESKLKEAEKQEEKQMGRSSRQEDRQTPRSPDTLASIKSDEKVVRRSSVKKIEKMKEKRQAKYTENRLKAIKARNEYLLALEATNSCVFKYYIHDLSDIINCCDLGYHASLHRALRTYLSAEQNVETSKHTGLETLEGAAESLEPNGDKQKLMETYNNVFCPPARFDFQSHMGDTMGVVCAQQPLEEELLQRCQQLQSRLSTLKIENEEVKKTMEATLSTIQDMVTVEDYDVSECFHHSNSMESVKSTFSESYLSKPSLAKRRANQQETEQFYFTKLKEFLEGRSLITKLEAKHDLIQKTMGESQKTDCCLASGRRNSTVRKQDSGEAIPLMVESCIRFISHHGLQHEGIFRVSGSQVEVNDIKNAFERGEDPLAGDQNDHDIDSIAGVLKLYFRGLERALFPKEVFHDLISCVSMESLQERAVHIKKVLQGLPSKTLVIMRYLFAFLNHLSQFSEENMMDPYNLAICFGPTLMSVPEGHDQVSCQAHVNELIKTIIIHHDTIFPGPQDLQGPIYTVPGAGDDLCDSPHCEPPHVKEPAPDAVSVSHNSEDGALAVSECEPVEAIARFDYAGRTSRELSFKKGASLLLFQRASDDWWEGRHNGADGLVPHQYIAIQDAPDTERGSPKPDVDNLLEERVSTRGSAASPTAPHVADIYLANVNKMRKRPEPGNVRRPFRSESDSTSPVAGSSGGGGGGGGGVRAGSLPGGVLGKDTGDKRPVSAHNILNSVTRHSSLKTKVESPQLRKTTPAGRSKSFSNHRPLDPEVIAQVELSSQDMQDLALSELNKFERQSSSKHTPDVVLDTLEQLKGISGGGASEPSSPLHSRLLRDSEGVSSHLHPLQRSASSASDVPSSFRPAKSQLRSPLPSATSPSLSSSSLSSSVPSIKDQRPPATRPKPVVFPKSGGGTGSPAMGSPTSNVPPMPPPPLAPHTHSLPHTPPPPPPPQSNDKSCPA; via the exons ATGGAGGCCAAAACCCTTCGATTCCTCTACAGCCTGCGCTGTAAAG AGATCCGTGCCCAGCTGGTGGAGCAGCTCAAGTGTCTGGACCAGCAGTGCGAGCTGAGGGTGCAGCTGCTTCAAGACCTGCAGGACTTTTTTAGGAAGAAGGCAGAAATCGAGATGGACTACAGCCGTAACCTGGAGAAGCTGGCCGAGAGGTTCCTCACAAAGACACGCAGCACCAAGGACCATCTGCTCAA GAAGGAGCAGACCATTTTATCTCCAGTGAACTGCTggaacctgctgctgcttcaggtgAAGAGGGAGAGCCGCGACCATGCCACCCTGTCCGACCTCTACCTCAACAACATCATCCCCCGATTTGCACAGATCAGCGAGGACTCGGGGCGCCTCTTCAAGAAG AGCAAAGAGGTTGGAGTACAACTGCAAGAGGACCTGCTGAAAGTTCTGAATGAACTTTACTCG GTGATGAAGACGTACCACATGTACAACACTGACAGCATCAATGCCGAGTCCAAGCTGAAGGAGGCggagaagcaggaggagaagcagaTGGGCCGCTCCAGTCGACAGGAAGATCGCCAGACCCCGCGCTCCCCCGACACCCTGGCCAGCATCAAGAGCGACGAGAAGGTCGTCCGGCGCTCCAGCGTGAAGAAAATCGAGAAGATGAAGGAGAAG agacAAGCTAAGTACACCGAGAACAGGCTGAAGGCCATCAAGGCCAGGAACGAGTACCTGCTGGCACTGGAGGCCACCAACAGCTGCGTCTTCAAATATTACATCCACGACCTCTCCGACATCATCAAT tgcTGTGACCTGGGCTACCATGCTAGTCTGCACCGCGCCCTGAGGACGTACTTATCCGCAGAGCAGAATGTAGAGACCTCCAAACACACCGGGCTGGAAACGCTGGAGGGGGCGGCGGAGAGTCTGGAGCCCAACGGGGACAAGCAGAAACTGATGGAGACATACAACAACGTCTTCTGTCCACCGGCTCGCTTTGACTTCCAGTCTCACATGGGAGATACG ATGGGAGTCGTGTGTGCGCAGCAGCCGCtggaagaggagctgctgcagaggtgTCAGCAGCTGCAGTCCCGCCTCTCCACTCTGAAGATCGAGAACGAAGAG GTGAAGAAAACCATGGAGGCCACTCTGTCCAccatccaggacatggtgaCGGTGGAGGACTATGACGTCTCCGAGTGCTTCCACCACAGCAACAGCATGGAGTCCGTGAAATCTACGTTCAGCGAGTCGTATCTGAGCAAACCCAGCCTGGCCAAGCGACGGGCCAATCAGCAGGAGACGGAGCAGTTTTACTTCACA AAGCTGAAGGAGTTCCTGGAAGGAAGGAGCCTGATCACCAAGCTGGAGGCCAAGCACGATTTAATTCAGAAGACCATGGGAGAGA GTCAGAAAACTGACTGTTGCCTTGCCAG TGGAAGGAGAAACTCAACCGTACGGAAACAG GACTCAGGTGAAGCCATTCCGCTGATGGTCGAGAGCTGCATCCGCTTCATCAGTCACCATG gtctGCAGCATGAGGGCATCTTCAGAGTGTCTGGCTCTCAGGTGGAGGTCAATGACATCAAGAACGCCTTTGAGAGAG GCGAGGACCCTCTGGCAGGGGACCAGAACGACCACGACATCGATTCTATAGCCGGTGTGCTGAAGCTCTACTTCAGAGGACTGGAGCGCGCCCTCTTCCCTAAGGAAGTCTTCCATGACCTCATATCCTGTGTCT CGATGGAGAGCCTCCAGGAGCGGGCGGTCCACATCAAGAAGGTTCTCCAAGGCCTGCCGAGTAAAACCCTCGTCATTATGAGATACCTGTTTGCCTTCCTCAACCA cTTGTCTCAGTTCAGCGAGGAGAACATGATGGACCCCTACAACTTGGCCATCTGTTTCGGCCCCACCCTGATGTCCGTCCCCGAGGGCCACGACCAGGTCTCCTGCCAGGCTCACGTCAACGAGCTCATCAAAACCATCATCATCCACCACGACACAATCTTTCCCGGGCCGCAGGACCTGCAGGGCCCCATCTACACCGTCCCCGGAGCCGGAGACGACCTCTG TGACAGTCCACACTGTGAGCCCCCCCACGTGAAAGAGCCGGCTCCTGACGCCGTCTCCGTCAGCCACAACAGTGAAGACG GCGCCTTGGCTGTTTCAGAGTGCGAACCGGTGGAGGCCATCGCTCGCTTCGACTACGCGGGCCGCACCAGCCGGGAGCTGTCGTTCAAGAAGGGCGCCTCCCTGCTCCTGTTCCAGCGGGCCTCCGACGACTGGTGGGAGGGCCGGCACAACGGCGCGGACGGGCTGGTGCCACACCAGTACATTGCTATTCAAGACGC ACCTGACACGGAGCGAGGAAGTCCAAAGCCTGACGTGGACAACCTGCTGGAGGAGAGAGTGTCCACTAGAGGCAGCGCCGCCTCCCCCACAGCTCCCCACGTGGCAGACATCTATCTGGCCAACGTCAACAA GATGAGAAAACGACCTGAACCCGGGAACGTCCGAAGACCGTTCCGCTCAGAGAGCGACAGTACGAGTCCAGTAGCCGGCAGCagtgggggaggaggaggaggaggaggaggtgtgagGGCAGGTTCCCTTCCAGGTGGGGTTCTGGGAAAGGACACGGGAGACAAACGTCCCGTCAGCGCTCACAACATCCTCAACTCAGTCACTCGTCACTCTTCGCTCAAAACAAAG GTGGAGAGTCCGCAGTTAAGGAAGACGACTCCCGCGGGACGCTCCAAGAGCTTCAGCAACCACAGACCACTGGACCCTGAGGTCATAGCCCAGGTGGAGCTCAGCTCACAG GACATGCAGGACTTGGCTCTGAGTGAGCTCAATAAGTTTGAAAGACAAAGCTCCTCCAAACACACCCCTGATGTGGTCCTGGACACACTagagcagctgaaaggcatAAGTGGAGGAGGAGCCTCGGAGCCCTCCAGTCCTCTGCACTCCCGCCTGCTGCGGGACAGCGAGGGGGTGTCCTCGCACCTACACCCGCTTCAGCGCAGCGCCTCGTCGGCCAGCGACGTCCCATCGTCCTTCCGCCCCGCTAAGAGCCAGCTGCGGAGCCCCCTGCCCTCCGCCACGTCCCCCTCCTtatcctcctcttctctctcctcATCCGTACCTTCCATCAAGGACCAGCGCCC
- the srgap2 gene encoding SLIT-ROBO Rho GTPase-activating protein 2 isoform X2, which yields MTSPAKFRKDKEIVAEYESQVKEIRAQLVEQLKCLDQQCELRVQLLQDLQDFFRKKAEIEMDYSRNLEKLAERFLTKTRSTKDHLLKKEQTILSPVNCWNLLLLQVKRESRDHATLSDLYLNNIIPRFAQISEDSGRLFKKSKEVGVQLQEDLLKVLNELYSVMKTYHMYNTDSINAESKLKEAEKQEEKQMGRSSRQEDRQTPRSPDTLASIKSDEKVVRRSSVKKIEKMKEKRQAKYTENRLKAIKARNEYLLALEATNSCVFKYYIHDLSDIINCCDLGYHASLHRALRTYLSAEQNVETSKHTGLETLEGAAESLEPNGDKQKLMETYNNVFCPPARFDFQSHMGDTMGVVCAQQPLEEELLQRCQQLQSRLSTLKIENEEVKKTMEATLSTIQDMVTVEDYDVSECFHHSNSMESVKSTFSESYLSKPSLAKRRANQQETEQFYFTKLKEFLEGRSLITKLEAKHDLIQKTMGESQKTDCCLASGRRNSTVRKQDSGEAIPLMVESCIRFISHHGLQHEGIFRVSGSQVEVNDIKNAFERGEDPLAGDQNDHDIDSIAGVLKLYFRGLERALFPKEVFHDLISCVSMESLQERAVHIKKVLQGLPSKTLVIMRYLFAFLNHLSQFSEENMMDPYNLAICFGPTLMSVPEGHDQVSCQAHVNELIKTIIIHHDTIFPGPQDLQGPIYTVPGAGDDLCDSPHCEPPHVKEPAPDAVSVSHNSEDECEPVEAIARFDYAGRTSRELSFKKGASLLLFQRASDDWWEGRHNGADGLVPHQYIAIQDAPDTERGSPKPDVDNLLEERVSTRGSAASPTAPHVADIYLANVNKMRKRPEPGNVRRPFRSESDSTSPVAGSSGGGGGGGGGVRAGSLPGGVLGKDTGDKRPVSAHNILNSVTRHSSLKTKVESPQLRKTTPAGRSKSFSNHRPLDPEVIAQVELSSQDMQDLALSELNKFERQSSSKHTPDVVLDTLEQLKGISGGGASEPSSPLHSRLLRDSEGVSSHLHPLQRSASSASDVPSSFRPAKSQLRSPLPSATSPSLSSSSLSSSVPSIKDQRPPATRPKPVVFPKSGGGTGSPAMGSPTSNVPPMPPPPLAPHTHSLPHTPPPPPPPQSNDKSCPA from the exons AGATCCGTGCCCAGCTGGTGGAGCAGCTCAAGTGTCTGGACCAGCAGTGCGAGCTGAGGGTGCAGCTGCTTCAAGACCTGCAGGACTTTTTTAGGAAGAAGGCAGAAATCGAGATGGACTACAGCCGTAACCTGGAGAAGCTGGCCGAGAGGTTCCTCACAAAGACACGCAGCACCAAGGACCATCTGCTCAA GAAGGAGCAGACCATTTTATCTCCAGTGAACTGCTggaacctgctgctgcttcaggtgAAGAGGGAGAGCCGCGACCATGCCACCCTGTCCGACCTCTACCTCAACAACATCATCCCCCGATTTGCACAGATCAGCGAGGACTCGGGGCGCCTCTTCAAGAAG AGCAAAGAGGTTGGAGTACAACTGCAAGAGGACCTGCTGAAAGTTCTGAATGAACTTTACTCG GTGATGAAGACGTACCACATGTACAACACTGACAGCATCAATGCCGAGTCCAAGCTGAAGGAGGCggagaagcaggaggagaagcagaTGGGCCGCTCCAGTCGACAGGAAGATCGCCAGACCCCGCGCTCCCCCGACACCCTGGCCAGCATCAAGAGCGACGAGAAGGTCGTCCGGCGCTCCAGCGTGAAGAAAATCGAGAAGATGAAGGAGAAG agacAAGCTAAGTACACCGAGAACAGGCTGAAGGCCATCAAGGCCAGGAACGAGTACCTGCTGGCACTGGAGGCCACCAACAGCTGCGTCTTCAAATATTACATCCACGACCTCTCCGACATCATCAAT tgcTGTGACCTGGGCTACCATGCTAGTCTGCACCGCGCCCTGAGGACGTACTTATCCGCAGAGCAGAATGTAGAGACCTCCAAACACACCGGGCTGGAAACGCTGGAGGGGGCGGCGGAGAGTCTGGAGCCCAACGGGGACAAGCAGAAACTGATGGAGACATACAACAACGTCTTCTGTCCACCGGCTCGCTTTGACTTCCAGTCTCACATGGGAGATACG ATGGGAGTCGTGTGTGCGCAGCAGCCGCtggaagaggagctgctgcagaggtgTCAGCAGCTGCAGTCCCGCCTCTCCACTCTGAAGATCGAGAACGAAGAG GTGAAGAAAACCATGGAGGCCACTCTGTCCAccatccaggacatggtgaCGGTGGAGGACTATGACGTCTCCGAGTGCTTCCACCACAGCAACAGCATGGAGTCCGTGAAATCTACGTTCAGCGAGTCGTATCTGAGCAAACCCAGCCTGGCCAAGCGACGGGCCAATCAGCAGGAGACGGAGCAGTTTTACTTCACA AAGCTGAAGGAGTTCCTGGAAGGAAGGAGCCTGATCACCAAGCTGGAGGCCAAGCACGATTTAATTCAGAAGACCATGGGAGAGA GTCAGAAAACTGACTGTTGCCTTGCCAG TGGAAGGAGAAACTCAACCGTACGGAAACAG GACTCAGGTGAAGCCATTCCGCTGATGGTCGAGAGCTGCATCCGCTTCATCAGTCACCATG gtctGCAGCATGAGGGCATCTTCAGAGTGTCTGGCTCTCAGGTGGAGGTCAATGACATCAAGAACGCCTTTGAGAGAG GCGAGGACCCTCTGGCAGGGGACCAGAACGACCACGACATCGATTCTATAGCCGGTGTGCTGAAGCTCTACTTCAGAGGACTGGAGCGCGCCCTCTTCCCTAAGGAAGTCTTCCATGACCTCATATCCTGTGTCT CGATGGAGAGCCTCCAGGAGCGGGCGGTCCACATCAAGAAGGTTCTCCAAGGCCTGCCGAGTAAAACCCTCGTCATTATGAGATACCTGTTTGCCTTCCTCAACCA cTTGTCTCAGTTCAGCGAGGAGAACATGATGGACCCCTACAACTTGGCCATCTGTTTCGGCCCCACCCTGATGTCCGTCCCCGAGGGCCACGACCAGGTCTCCTGCCAGGCTCACGTCAACGAGCTCATCAAAACCATCATCATCCACCACGACACAATCTTTCCCGGGCCGCAGGACCTGCAGGGCCCCATCTACACCGTCCCCGGAGCCGGAGACGACCTCTG TGACAGTCCACACTGTGAGCCCCCCCACGTGAAAGAGCCGGCTCCTGACGCCGTCTCCGTCAGCCACAACAGTGAAGACG AGTGCGAACCGGTGGAGGCCATCGCTCGCTTCGACTACGCGGGCCGCACCAGCCGGGAGCTGTCGTTCAAGAAGGGCGCCTCCCTGCTCCTGTTCCAGCGGGCCTCCGACGACTGGTGGGAGGGCCGGCACAACGGCGCGGACGGGCTGGTGCCACACCAGTACATTGCTATTCAAGACGC ACCTGACACGGAGCGAGGAAGTCCAAAGCCTGACGTGGACAACCTGCTGGAGGAGAGAGTGTCCACTAGAGGCAGCGCCGCCTCCCCCACAGCTCCCCACGTGGCAGACATCTATCTGGCCAACGTCAACAA GATGAGAAAACGACCTGAACCCGGGAACGTCCGAAGACCGTTCCGCTCAGAGAGCGACAGTACGAGTCCAGTAGCCGGCAGCagtgggggaggaggaggaggaggaggaggtgtgagGGCAGGTTCCCTTCCAGGTGGGGTTCTGGGAAAGGACACGGGAGACAAACGTCCCGTCAGCGCTCACAACATCCTCAACTCAGTCACTCGTCACTCTTCGCTCAAAACAAAG GTGGAGAGTCCGCAGTTAAGGAAGACGACTCCCGCGGGACGCTCCAAGAGCTTCAGCAACCACAGACCACTGGACCCTGAGGTCATAGCCCAGGTGGAGCTCAGCTCACAG GACATGCAGGACTTGGCTCTGAGTGAGCTCAATAAGTTTGAAAGACAAAGCTCCTCCAAACACACCCCTGATGTGGTCCTGGACACACTagagcagctgaaaggcatAAGTGGAGGAGGAGCCTCGGAGCCCTCCAGTCCTCTGCACTCCCGCCTGCTGCGGGACAGCGAGGGGGTGTCCTCGCACCTACACCCGCTTCAGCGCAGCGCCTCGTCGGCCAGCGACGTCCCATCGTCCTTCCGCCCCGCTAAGAGCCAGCTGCGGAGCCCCCTGCCCTCCGCCACGTCCCCCTCCTtatcctcctcttctctctcctcATCCGTACCTTCCATCAAGGACCAGCGCCC